A portion of the Anthonomus grandis grandis chromosome 7, icAntGran1.3, whole genome shotgun sequence genome contains these proteins:
- the LOC126738417 gene encoding LOW QUALITY PROTEIN: uncharacterized protein LOC126738417 (The sequence of the model RefSeq protein was modified relative to this genomic sequence to represent the inferred CDS: substituted 1 base at 1 genomic stop codon), translated as MDSDITIEPSPAGNGRKRLVNKQQEWKREKAKIKSYLRKRLSEFPTCGHKKKLQCLSLTMTEIRQFNEKFYHQASKXYQDLFILKHCVTNKPKRPGTKIKENVRNKPKTVSVQYKIITPKGQISVCKKTFVAILGVAENQIERILKKYHETGVLPVERRGGDRVSNKSAHKKQAVQHFIESITSETHYARNKTVIRRYLPCELNIVKLRKMYNSKVNEQLKVKHCFFRHIFVRKYNIGFGSPKVNVCSKCLQFSEKIKKITDPHEKVKAITEQRVHKLRSKAFYDLLRDTNFRIAIFSFDCQKNLPLPKIPDQACFSMQINLHNFTVVSGHSKSSLNPQTVKSFIWTENDRQRSSNEIVSALFNTLKHFNFNQEIEQVRLVADGGRGKIRIPQWLG; from the exons ATGGATAGTGACATTACTATTGAGCCTAGTCCAGCAGGCAACGGTCGAAAAAGACTGGTTAATAAGCAGCAGGAATGGAAAAGAGAAAaggccaaaataaaaagtt aTTTACGAAAGCGCCTTTCTGAATTTCCCACGTGTGGTcataaaaaaaagcttcaatgTTTGTCGCTTACTATGACCGAAATAAGGCAATTTAATGAAAAGTTTTATCATCAGGCTTCCAAATGATATCAAGATCTGTTTATATTGAAACACTGCGTAACGAATAAACCAAAAAGACCTGGTaccaaaattaaagaaaatgttcgAAACAAACCAAAGACAGTCAGCGTGCAGTACAAAATTATCACTCCAAAAGGACAAATTTCTGTTTGTAAAAAGACATTTGTGGCTATACTGGGTGTTGCAGAAAATCAAATTGAAAGAATACTGAAAAAATATCACGAGACAGGTGTTTTGCCAGTTGAAAGAAGGGGAGGAGACCGTGTTTCAAACAAATCAGCCCATAAAAAACAGGCCGTACAGCATTTTATTGAATCCATAACTTCTGAGACTCATTACGCGAGGAATAAAACAGTTATTAGAAGATACTTACCTTGTGAACTGAACATAGTGAAATTGAGGAAGATGTATAATTCAAAAGTGAACGAACAGTTAAAAGTTAAACATTGTTTTTTCAGACATATTTTTGTACGAAAGTACAACATTGGCTTTGGATCACCAAAAGTTAATGTTTGTTCCAAATGTCTACAATTTtcggagaaaataaaaaaaatcaccgaTCCACACGAAAAGGTAAAGGCAATTACAGAACAGCGCGTACACAAACTACGCAGCAAAGCATTTTATGACTTGCTAAGAGATACAAATTTCAGAATTGCAATATTTTCGTTTGACTGCCAAAAAAATTTACCGCTGCCGAAAATTCCAGATCAAGCTTGTTTTAGTATGCAGATAAACCTCCATAATTTTACTGTAGTAAGTGGACATTCAAAGTCCAGTCTTAACCCTCAAACAGTAAAATCATTCATATGGACAGAGAATGATCGTCAAAGAAGCTCCAATGAGATAGTTTCCGCCCTTTTTAACACTCttaaacatttcaattttaatcaAGAGATCGAGCAAGTACGTTTAGTAGCCGATGGTGGTAGGGGCAAAATAAGAATACCACAATGGTTGGGATGA